A genomic segment from Rubrobacter tropicus encodes:
- a CDS encoding cation diffusion facilitator family transporter, giving the protein MSGRHGHGDDHHDADGHHGGGWAGVRRSFSHVLSHLNPFGHSHDAADSVDDALASNEEGIRALKISLVALVVTALLQAVVVAFSGSVALLADTIHNFGDALTALPLWVAFALAKRPANRAYTYGYGRAEDLAGVAIVGLILFSACVAGYQSVTKLINGSEVSNVGWVAAAGVVGFLGNELVAQFRIRVGKKIGSAALVADGQHARTDGFTSLAVVAGALGVAFGYPILDPLVGLGITVAILFIVKDSASSMWRRMMDAVEPEVVDSIEEVAAGVPGVEGVGVVRARWVGHRIHSEVEIGVLGGVSASEIARIRERLSAEARRAVPKLERLVVEAVPCG; this is encoded by the coding sequence ATGAGCGGTCGCCACGGTCACGGGGATGACCATCACGACGCCGATGGGCACCACGGGGGCGGGTGGGCCGGGGTGCGTCGTTCGTTCTCGCACGTGCTCTCGCATCTAAACCCGTTCGGCCACTCCCACGACGCCGCGGACTCGGTGGACGACGCCCTGGCCTCGAACGAGGAGGGCATCCGGGCGCTCAAGATCTCGCTGGTGGCGCTGGTGGTCACGGCGCTCCTGCAGGCTGTCGTGGTCGCCTTCTCTGGGTCGGTCGCGCTGCTCGCGGACACGATCCACAATTTCGGCGACGCGCTTACGGCCCTGCCCCTGTGGGTGGCCTTCGCGCTCGCGAAACGTCCAGCCAACAGGGCCTACACCTACGGCTACGGCCGGGCTGAGGATCTAGCCGGGGTCGCGATCGTGGGCCTCATCCTCTTCTCCGCGTGCGTGGCAGGCTACCAGTCGGTGACGAAGCTCATCAACGGCTCGGAGGTCTCCAATGTCGGGTGGGTCGCCGCCGCGGGGGTAGTGGGGTTCTTGGGTAACGAGTTGGTGGCTCAGTTCCGCATCCGGGTTGGCAAGAAGATCGGGAGCGCCGCGCTCGTGGCCGACGGCCAGCACGCCAGGACGGACGGGTTCACCTCGTTGGCGGTCGTGGCCGGCGCTTTGGGGGTGGCGTTCGGTTACCCGATCCTGGATCCGCTGGTGGGACTCGGGATCACGGTCGCCATCCTCTTCATCGTGAAGGACTCGGCGAGCTCGATGTGGAGACGGATGATGGACGCGGTCGAGCCAGAGGTCGTCGACTCTATAGAGGAGGTAGCCGCCGGCGTCCCCGGCGTAGAGGGGGTTGGTGTGGTCAGGGCGCGGTGGGTTGGCCACCGCATCCACTCGGAGGTCGAGATCGGCGTGCTGGGCGGCGTGAGTGCATCGGAGATCGCGAGGATCAGAGAGAGGCTCTCCGCGGAAGCTAGGCGCGCAGTACCTAAGCTCGAAAGGCTCGTGGTGGAGGCCGTGCCGTGCGGGTGA
- a CDS encoding ArsR/SmtB family transcription factor, translating to MAHFEDAPPDARLLEPGDVLGGEMGRVDERVASLMGALSNPTRIRALFALLGAGELAVGELAKAVGMSESATSHQLRVLRDLGLVERRREGRRVFYSLADDHLGVLLKESLYHVDHARLSSGGGRV from the coding sequence ATGGCACACTTCGAGGACGCGCCGCCCGACGCCAGGCTCCTGGAGCCCGGGGACGTGTTGGGCGGCGAGATGGGACGCGTGGACGAGAGGGTGGCCTCGCTGATGGGCGCCCTGTCCAACCCCACCCGCATCCGGGCGCTGTTCGCACTGCTGGGTGCTGGCGAGCTCGCGGTCGGGGAGCTCGCCAAGGCCGTGGGGATGAGCGAGTCGGCGACGAGCCACCAGCTGAGGGTCTTGCGGGACTTGGGGCTGGTCGAGCGCCGGAGGGAGGGCCGCAGGGTCTTCTACTCTTTGGCCGACGACCACCTCGGGGTTCTCCTCAAAGAGTCGCTCTACCACGTGGACCACGCCCGCCTCTCTTCGGGGGGTGGGCGAGTATGA
- a CDS encoding DUF4352 domain-containing protein: MAAALTSPRNVRDGEAAATPKRAVLCAAAALSVAAVLIHVWAAFQHFQQWWGYGAMFLATAAVQAIFAAGLLRRPGQQFLLSVVAGNLSIAGGYVVTRTVGMPFLGPHAWHPEKVGGLDLAATASEVALAVAVITLLVGRYRAAVGHVLLLFGVVGALSAGGWGISSSLGAEPPAARVGSWVQAPGGLLRVDRVAPESMAAMQMDKFAEQGMSMGDPMGMDMAPEGQRRFAVDVTLAAGEGGDLAYSADDFRLTGEGMEGAGPLRTTLTDGPVPAGGRISGTVVFQAPEDADGLELSLGVGGDPVALPLEPTSGENGGDGGGHEH, translated from the coding sequence ATGGCCGCAGCGTTAACTTCGCCCAGAAACGTAAGAGACGGCGAAGCGGCGGCCACACCCAAGAGGGCGGTGCTTTGCGCGGCGGCAGCCCTCTCGGTGGCGGCTGTCCTCATCCACGTATGGGCCGCCTTCCAACACTTCCAGCAGTGGTGGGGCTACGGCGCGATGTTCCTTGCGACCGCGGCGGTCCAGGCGATCTTTGCCGCGGGCCTGCTGCGCCGACCGGGACAGCAATTCTTGCTGTCAGTGGTGGCGGGTAACCTCTCCATCGCGGGTGGGTACGTCGTTACGCGCACCGTCGGCATGCCGTTCTTGGGGCCGCACGCGTGGCACCCGGAGAAGGTAGGCGGGCTAGACCTCGCCGCGACGGCCTCGGAGGTCGCTCTCGCCGTCGCCGTCATCACGCTCCTCGTGGGCCGCTACCGGGCCGCGGTCGGGCACGTCCTGCTCCTATTCGGAGTCGTCGGTGCTCTCTCGGCCGGTGGCTGGGGGATCTCCTCCTCCCTCGGCGCCGAGCCGCCCGCCGCCCGGGTCGGAAGCTGGGTGCAGGCGCCTGGTGGGCTCCTTCGCGTTGACAGGGTGGCCCCCGAGAGCATGGCGGCCATGCAGATGGACAAGTTCGCCGAGCAGGGAATGAGCATGGGTGATCCGATGGGCATGGACATGGCGCCCGAAGGGCAGCGGCGCTTCGCCGTGGACGTCACGCTCGCGGCCGGGGAAGGCGGCGACCTCGCCTACTCTGCGGACGACTTCCGGCTCACGGGCGAGGGGATGGAAGGGGCCGGGCCCCTCCGGACCACCCTCACGGACGGCCCTGTTCCCGCAGGCGGCAGGATATCGGGCACCGTCGTCTTCCAGGCCCCCGAAGACGCCGACGGTTTGGAGCTGAGCCTCGGGGTCGGCGGAGATCCGGTCGCCCTGCCCCTCGAACCGACGAGCGGCGAGAACGGCGGCGATGGCGGGGGCCACGAGCACTAG
- a CDS encoding DUF302 domain-containing protein: MGTSQSYTLSSETRLPFGEAVELTRTLLQEAGYGILCEIDVQAKLEEKLGIEREPYVILGACNPPLARQGLDAEPDLGALLPCNVVVYEREGRTHVSAVEPERMLSIVGNEALKPIAKQVRTDLSNVVEGLARS, translated from the coding sequence GTGGGAACCAGTCAGAGCTATACCCTATCGAGCGAGACGCGCCTGCCGTTTGGGGAGGCCGTAGAACTGACGCGCACCCTACTTCAGGAGGCCGGTTACGGGATCCTTTGCGAGATCGACGTACAGGCCAAGCTGGAGGAGAAGCTCGGGATCGAACGCGAACCGTACGTGATCCTCGGCGCCTGCAACCCGCCGCTGGCAAGGCAAGGCCTCGACGCCGAGCCGGATCTCGGCGCGCTCTTGCCGTGTAATGTCGTCGTCTACGAGCGAGAAGGCCGCACGCACGTGAGCGCGGTGGAACCGGAGCGGATGCTCTCCATCGTGGGCAACGAAGCGCTCAAGCCGATCGCGAAGCAGGTGCGCACCGACCTGAGCAACGTGGTCGAAGGGCTAGCCAGAAGCTAG
- a CDS encoding DUF305 domain-containing protein: MTAKYLVPVLAVLAILLAGIGTVYADGRPSAWGGQSMMGGQSTGYGSGMVNGSDSMMGHMMNGPGTFSGPRPENLDKSQPFDLRFIDEMIMHHQMAIVSSEHMISDSDRPELRKLADDIQKSQSDQIGQMREWRQRWYPDAGPAYGTTGGTMNSGMMEGMAGGSMQESMGADVADEMFLRMMIPHHEQAIEMSEQALDKAEHPEIQGLAKKIIDEQSAEIKLMQGYLEEIERAESQG; the protein is encoded by the coding sequence ATGACGGCGAAGTACCTGGTACCCGTCCTGGCGGTATTGGCCATCTTGCTGGCGGGGATCGGAACGGTTTACGCAGACGGTAGACCCTCCGCCTGGGGCGGCCAGAGCATGATGGGCGGACAGTCTACAGGATACGGTTCGGGGATGGTGAACGGCTCCGACTCTATGATGGGTCACATGATGAACGGTCCGGGGACGTTCAGCGGCCCCAGACCGGAGAATCTCGATAAGAGCCAACCCTTCGACCTGCGGTTCATAGACGAGATGATCATGCATCACCAGATGGCGATCGTGTCTTCGGAGCACATGATCTCGGACTCCGACCGTCCGGAACTCCGCAAGCTCGCGGACGACATCCAGAAGAGCCAGTCCGACCAGATCGGGCAGATGCGGGAGTGGCGTCAGCGCTGGTACCCCGACGCGGGACCTGCCTACGGCACGACCGGCGGTACGATGAACTCTGGAATGATGGAAGGTATGGCAGGCGGCTCCATGCAGGAGTCAATGGGCGCGGACGTGGCCGACGAGATGTTCCTCAGGATGATGATCCCGCACCACGAGCAGGCGATCGAGATGTCCGAGCAGGCACTCGACAAGGCCGAGCACCCAGAGATTCAGGGGCTGGCCAAGAAGATCATCGACGAACAGTCGGCCGAGATAAAGCTGATGCAAGGGTACCTGGAAGAGATCGAGCGCGCAGAAAGCCAGGGCTAG
- a CDS encoding SHOCT domain-containing protein: MMGGLDGVMGGWGVFGWLGMLIPLLFWVGLIALVIWAVARIVPNAGSGRLHQGVPTESAEDVLRERFARGQIDAEE; this comes from the coding sequence ATGATGGGCGGTTTGGACGGAGTGATGGGCGGATGGGGTGTGTTTGGCTGGCTCGGGATGCTCATCCCGCTGCTGTTCTGGGTCGGCCTCATAGCGCTTGTGATCTGGGCGGTAGCGAGGATCGTGCCGAACGCAGGCAGTGGCCGCCTGCACCAGGGGGTGCCCACGGAGTCGGCCGAAGACGTCCTGCGGGAACGCTTCGCCCGCGGACAGATCGACGCCGAAGAGTAG
- a CDS encoding sensor histidine kinase, with protein MRRLPRRLIRSLGTRLFFSHVLVALVGAFTFLAAVAIVAPVVFGNLMGGMMGPGGMAGMGDMMASVYRAFGQTLLYSLIAATLAAAATASVASLFVARRIWTPVRHMLDATRRISTGRYGERVPVGEGDELGDLSESLNTMAAALEETERHRQEFISDISHELRTPLSTLQGYMEGLMDEVVEPSQETWAVLYAEAERMRRLVDDLQQLSRAEAGQLSLEIATHPPHDAARIAAESMLPLFAEKGVELDEAVGLDLPPVLADRDRLVQVLTNLLANALRYTPAGGRVTVEAEHRDGEIRFSVRDTGAGIASEHLPHVFERLYRIEKSRSREGGGSGLGLAISHAFVRAMGGGIHAESAGPGKGSTFSFTLPAAGPGS; from the coding sequence GTGAGAAGGCTGCCTCGCCGCCTGATCAGGAGCCTCGGAACCAGGCTCTTTTTCTCCCACGTGCTGGTCGCGCTGGTTGGCGCCTTTACGTTCCTCGCCGCCGTTGCCATCGTGGCGCCGGTCGTATTCGGGAACCTGATGGGCGGAATGATGGGGCCGGGGGGCATGGCGGGCATGGGGGATATGATGGCGTCGGTCTACCGCGCGTTCGGGCAGACGCTTCTCTACTCCTTGATCGCCGCAACCCTCGCCGCGGCTGCCACCGCGAGCGTAGCGAGCCTCTTCGTGGCCCGGAGGATCTGGACCCCCGTGCGCCACATGCTGGACGCGACCCGCCGCATCTCCACGGGCCGCTACGGCGAGCGCGTGCCGGTGGGCGAGGGCGACGAACTGGGTGACCTCTCGGAGAGCCTCAACACGATGGCCGCCGCCCTCGAAGAGACCGAACGGCACAGGCAGGAGTTCATCTCCGACATCTCCCACGAGTTGCGCACCCCGCTCTCGACGCTTCAGGGGTACATGGAAGGGCTCATGGACGAGGTCGTCGAACCCTCCCAGGAGACCTGGGCGGTTCTCTACGCCGAGGCGGAGCGTATGCGGCGCCTGGTGGACGACCTGCAGCAGCTCTCGCGGGCTGAGGCCGGACAACTCTCTCTCGAGATCGCGACTCATCCTCCCCATGATGCGGCGCGCATCGCCGCCGAGAGCATGCTCCCCCTCTTCGCCGAAAAAGGTGTCGAACTCGATGAGGCGGTTGGCCTAGACCTGCCGCCGGTGCTCGCGGACAGGGACCGTCTCGTCCAGGTTCTGACGAACCTGCTGGCCAACGCGCTGCGCTACACGCCGGCCGGCGGGAGGGTCACGGTGGAGGCCGAGCACCGGGACGGCGAGATCCGATTCAGCGTGCGGGACACGGGCGCGGGGATAGCGTCCGAGCACCTGCCCCACGTCTTCGAGCGGCTGTACAGGATCGAGAAATCCCGCTCGCGGGAGGGAGGAGGTTCGGGGTTGGGGCTCGCCATCTCCCACGCGTTCGTGCGGGCCATGGGCGGCGGGATTCACGCGGAGAGCGCCGGACCGGGCAAGGGGTCTACGTTCAGTTTCACCCTGCCCGCCGCCGGCCCCGGATCTTGA
- a CDS encoding response regulator transcription factor: MSVRVLVVDDEKNLVNLLRGYLEREGFEVHEALDGPEALEVARRVGPDLVVLDWMLPGLDGTRVLGELRRFSDAYVIMLTARAEEVDKIVGLSAGADDYLTKPFSPGELVARIRAMLRRPRDRGAEAAEAPLSFGDLTIDPGRREVRSGGAEVSLTALEFDLLAALVSRPGMVFTRGQLLRRVWGETYFGDEHVVDVHVANLRKKIEDDPANPCHIRTVRGVGYRFGR, from the coding sequence ATGAGCGTTCGGGTCTTGGTAGTCGACGACGAGAAGAACCTCGTGAACCTCTTGCGCGGTTACCTCGAACGTGAGGGTTTCGAGGTCCACGAGGCCCTCGACGGTCCCGAGGCCCTCGAGGTGGCCCGGCGGGTGGGGCCGGATCTCGTGGTCCTGGACTGGATGCTGCCCGGATTGGACGGTACACGGGTTTTGGGAGAGTTGAGGCGCTTCTCGGACGCGTACGTGATCATGCTGACCGCCCGCGCGGAGGAGGTGGACAAGATAGTCGGCCTCTCCGCGGGCGCCGACGACTACCTGACCAAACCCTTCTCTCCCGGCGAGCTCGTGGCCCGCATCAGGGCCATGCTGCGAAGACCGCGGGATCGCGGTGCGGAGGCCGCCGAGGCGCCGCTCAGCTTCGGAGACCTCACCATAGACCCCGGGCGTCGGGAGGTGCGGTCGGGGGGCGCGGAGGTAAGTCTGACGGCCCTGGAGTTCGACCTCCTGGCGGCCCTGGTGTCCCGGCCTGGCATGGTCTTCACCCGCGGGCAGTTGCTGAGGCGCGTCTGGGGCGAGACCTATTTCGGCGACGAGCACGTGGTGGACGTACATGTGGCGAACCTGCGCAAAAAGATCGAGGACGACCCCGCGAACCCCTGTCACATCCGGACGGTGCGTGGGGTCGGCTACAGGTTCGGCCGGTGA
- a CDS encoding SHOCT domain-containing protein, translating into MMGGWDGGMMGGWGAFGWLWMIVALLFWGGLLTLIVWAVMRIFPGARTGGEPLERGTQSAEEILRGRFARGEIDAEEYEERRRILHGGA; encoded by the coding sequence ATGATGGGCGGTTGGGACGGCGGAATGATGGGCGGCTGGGGCGCTTTCGGCTGGCTGTGGATGATCGTCGCGCTGCTGTTCTGGGGCGGCCTGCTGACCCTCATAGTCTGGGCCGTGATGCGCATCTTCCCGGGCGCGCGGACGGGCGGCGAGCCTCTTGAACGTGGTACGCAATCGGCCGAGGAGATCCTCAGGGGCCGCTTCGCCCGCGGCGAGATCGATGCCGAGGAGTACGAGGAGCGGCGCCGGATATTGCACGGGGGTGCCTAG
- a CDS encoding DF family (seleno)protein: MVKVEVLYFDGCPTYREAEETLREVLAEAGAGAGVALVAVNTDEEAERLRFPGSPTIRVEGEDLFPAGERGEWRLGCRVYATPEGLKGSPTKEMLRQALERAAVLPS; this comes from the coding sequence ATGGTGAAGGTAGAGGTCCTGTACTTCGACGGCTGCCCGACGTACCGGGAGGCGGAGGAGACCCTGAGGGAGGTGCTTGCGGAGGCGGGCGCGGGTGCCGGCGTGGCGCTTGTCGCCGTGAACACCGACGAGGAGGCCGAGAGACTACGCTTTCCGGGGAGCCCGACGATCCGGGTGGAGGGCGAGGATCTGTTCCCAGCCGGCGAGCGGGGGGAATGGCGACTGGGCTGCCGGGTCTACGCCACCCCGGAAGGGTTGAAGGGTTCGCCGACAAAGGAGATGCTCAGGCAGGCGCTGGAGCGCGCCGCCGTCTTGCCCTCCTGA
- a CDS encoding metal-sensitive transcriptional regulator, which translates to MGADDREKLKIRLRRIEGQVRGVQRMVEEDAPCADILTQIGAVAAASEKVALLVLQYHAGHRLHGAAGNDLGPDETVDELASAVERILPIRAKEGRGEGREGASRDT; encoded by the coding sequence ATCGGCGCGGACGACAGGGAGAAGCTGAAGATACGCCTGCGGCGGATAGAAGGGCAGGTGCGTGGCGTGCAACGCATGGTCGAGGAGGATGCCCCGTGCGCGGATATCCTCACCCAGATCGGGGCCGTAGCCGCCGCGTCGGAGAAGGTCGCGCTGCTAGTCCTTCAGTACCATGCTGGTCACCGTCTGCACGGCGCCGCCGGGAACGACCTCGGACCCGACGAGACCGTGGACGAGCTCGCGTCCGCCGTCGAGCGCATCCTGCCGATACGAGCGAAGGAGGGCCGCGGGGAGGGGAGGGAGGGCGCATCGCGGGACACGTAG
- a CDS encoding methyltransferase family protein has protein sequence MISDSPAYGLWLLVIINSAIFIIFAFSFARPRTKRDWRSFGAFSAFLVALFTEMYGFPLTIYLLSGWLGSRYPGIDPFSHANGHLWEVLLGWEGNPHLNPLHVLSNVVIAAGFILLSASWNVLYRAQREKRLATTGPYARVRHPQYAGFVLIMFGFLMQWPTLITLAMFPVLVMMYVRLARREEREVREEFGEEYERYAALVPAFFPRLRRANRKAV, from the coding sequence ATGATCTCCGATTCGCCCGCTTACGGCCTCTGGCTGCTCGTCATAATCAACTCGGCGATTTTCATCATCTTTGCCTTCAGCTTCGCGCGACCGCGTACGAAGCGCGACTGGCGTTCCTTCGGCGCCTTCTCTGCGTTTCTGGTGGCGCTCTTCACGGAGATGTACGGTTTCCCGCTCACGATCTACCTGCTCTCCGGATGGCTCGGCAGCCGCTACCCCGGTATCGACCCGTTCTCGCACGCGAACGGCCACCTGTGGGAGGTGCTTCTCGGGTGGGAGGGGAACCCGCACCTGAACCCGCTGCACGTCCTGAGCAACGTGGTCATCGCCGCCGGCTTCATTCTGCTCTCCGCCTCCTGGAACGTGCTCTACAGGGCGCAGCGTGAGAAGCGGCTCGCCACGACGGGCCCCTACGCCCGCGTGCGCCACCCGCAGTACGCTGGCTTCGTCCTGATCATGTTCGGTTTCCTGATGCAGTGGCCGACGCTCATCACGCTCGCCATGTTCCCCGTGCTGGTGATGATGTACGTTAGGCTTGCCCGCCGCGAGGAGCGGGAGGTGAGGGAGGAATTCGGCGAGGAGTACGAAAGGTACGCCGCGCTCGTCCCTGCCTTTTTCCCGCGCCTGCGCCGCGCTAACCGGAAAGCGGTGTGA
- a CDS encoding DUF2933 domain-containing protein → MIAFLRSRAGVVLLASLAVAGFFLVLEHRVHLSGFLPYALVALFIVFHLFMHRGHGGHGGHGGHSADDDERVKPPKEGTR, encoded by the coding sequence ATGATCGCCTTCTTGCGCTCCCGCGCGGGGGTGGTCCTGCTAGCCTCCCTCGCCGTCGCCGGTTTCTTTCTGGTCCTGGAGCACAGGGTCCATCTCTCCGGGTTCCTGCCGTACGCGCTGGTGGCGCTCTTCATCGTGTTCCACCTCTTCATGCACAGGGGGCACGGCGGACATGGAGGGCACGGCGGACATTCGGCCGACGACGATGAACGTGTAAAGCCGCCTAAGGAGGGTACGCGATGA
- a CDS encoding SAM-dependent methyltransferase — protein MLTARGVLENLFGPPAVRTFAVRLWDGSVELPDNGQQPSFTLVLRRPGALRRMLLPPTELALGEAFLHDDFDVEGDAEAATALAGEISSRLRSPVVLARLLARLRTLPPDYPPQGDGGDVPRHPTGRLHSRDRDAAAVRSHYDVGNDFYALWLDERMVYSCAYFTTGTESIDAAQEAKLDHICRKLRLTPGETLLDIGCGWGSLVLHAAENYGVQALGITLSEPQAKLARRRIGEAGLEDRCRVEVCDYRDLPRGIAFDKVASVGMFEHVGRTRLPAYFSGSYRLTKPGGFFMNHGIVLLSPVSAPRRALGRALAPRTSFLQRHVFPDGELVTPGEALRYAEDAGFEARDLESLREHYALTLRHWVRRLEDRHEEAARLAGERTYRIWRLYMAACARAFATGRIGVTQTLFCRTGEDGLCPLPPTREDLYRVTVRPATNGGTR, from the coding sequence GTGCTGACGGCTAGAGGGGTACTGGAGAACCTGTTCGGCCCGCCTGCCGTGCGGACGTTCGCCGTGCGGCTGTGGGACGGCTCGGTCGAGCTACCGGATAACGGACAGCAGCCCTCCTTTACCCTCGTGCTGCGGCGGCCGGGGGCGCTCCGGCGAATGCTGCTGCCGCCAACGGAGCTCGCGCTGGGCGAGGCCTTCCTGCATGACGACTTCGACGTGGAGGGGGACGCGGAGGCCGCGACGGCCCTGGCCGGCGAGATCTCCTCCCGCCTCCGGTCGCCGGTAGTGCTCGCACGGCTGCTGGCACGCCTCCGCACGCTGCCCCCCGACTATCCACCGCAGGGTGACGGCGGAGATGTCCCGCGTCACCCGACCGGCAGGCTCCATTCCAGGGACCGGGACGCCGCGGCGGTGCGCTCCCACTACGACGTGGGCAACGACTTCTACGCGCTCTGGCTGGACGAACGCATGGTGTACTCGTGCGCTTACTTCACGACGGGCACGGAGAGCATCGACGCGGCGCAGGAGGCCAAGCTCGACCACATCTGCCGCAAGCTGCGCCTCACGCCCGGGGAGACCCTGCTGGACATCGGCTGCGGCTGGGGGAGCCTGGTGCTGCACGCCGCCGAGAACTATGGCGTTCAAGCTCTGGGGATCACGCTCAGCGAGCCCCAGGCGAAGCTGGCCCGCCGCCGCATCGGCGAGGCCGGCCTGGAGGACAGGTGCCGCGTCGAGGTGTGTGACTACAGGGACCTCCCGCGGGGCATCGCCTTCGACAAGGTCGCCAGCGTGGGCATGTTCGAGCACGTCGGTCGCACGAGGCTCCCGGCCTACTTCTCAGGGTCCTACCGGCTCACGAAACCCGGAGGCTTCTTCATGAACCACGGCATCGTCCTCCTCTCCCCGGTCTCTGCGCCCAGGCGGGCCCTGGGGAGGGCGCTCGCACCGAGGACCTCCTTCCTCCAGCGCCACGTCTTCCCGGACGGGGAGTTGGTGACGCCGGGAGAAGCGTTGCGTTACGCCGAAGACGCCGGATTCGAGGCGCGCGACCTGGAGAGCTTGCGCGAGCACTACGCGTTGACGCTACGACACTGGGTGCGGCGCCTCGAAGACCGGCACGAGGAGGCTGCGCGGTTGGCGGGCGAGCGGACCTACCGGATCTGGAGGCTCTACATGGCGGCCTGCGCGCGGGCGTTCGCGACGGGCCGGATCGGCGTCACCCAGACGCTCTTCTGCAGAACGGGCGAGGACGGACTCTGCCCGTTGCCGCCCACGCGGGAAGACCTGTACCGGGTGACGGTCCGCCCCGCGACGAACGGAGGTACGCGATGA
- a CDS encoding YgaP family membrane protein, producing the protein MARKVQNVGTAERWLRIVGGGLAALVGLMLLLPVPASVGAGVLGLALVLLGSDFVYTGVTGYCPLYNKLGWSTARAGGGPGRGRPRPR; encoded by the coding sequence GTGGCGCGGAAGGTACAGAACGTGGGGACGGCCGAACGCTGGTTGCGGATCGTGGGCGGGGGACTGGCGGCGCTCGTCGGCCTGATGCTCCTGCTGCCGGTCCCGGCCTCGGTAGGCGCGGGGGTGCTCGGACTGGCGCTTGTCTTGCTAGGTTCGGACTTCGTCTACACCGGAGTAACGGGCTACTGCCCGCTGTACAACAAGCTAGGCTGGAGCACGGCGCGCGCTGGCGGCGGACCGGGACGAGGAAGGCCGCGTCCGCGGTGA
- a CDS encoding cupredoxin domain-containing protein: MTTADVLVVIGGLAAIAAIAFFFWGPRRGGYRVPVTSGGYQEAMVLVKGGYTPDVILVERGKPVRLNFRREESAACSEMVVFGDFDKSARLPEGETVSVEFLPEESGEYGFACQMGMIRGKLVVE, encoded by the coding sequence ATGACTACCGCAGACGTACTGGTCGTTATCGGCGGTCTCGCCGCCATCGCCGCCATCGCCTTTTTCTTCTGGGGGCCGCGCAGGGGAGGCTACCGGGTTCCGGTAACTTCCGGCGGATACCAGGAAGCAATGGTGCTGGTCAAGGGCGGGTACACGCCGGACGTGATCCTGGTGGAGCGCGGCAAGCCCGTGCGTCTCAACTTCCGACGCGAGGAGAGCGCAGCCTGCTCGGAGATGGTCGTCTTCGGCGACTTCGACAAGAGCGCGCGCCTGCCCGAGGGAGAGACGGTGTCCGTGGAGTTCCTTCCGGAGGAATCCGGCGAGTACGGGTTTGCCTGCCAGATGGGCATGATCCGCGGCAAGCTGGTGGTCGAGTAG